Proteins encoded within one genomic window of Sphingomonas sp. KRR8:
- a CDS encoding TniQ family protein, whose protein sequence is MKSVVPIVGESLNSLLHRWAAANFIDSMIDVTGHGGVEYPNAQDAALNERRDLASIAERVGLSISELERRRLPLTSDGLSREINGTIIRKTDLEVFERRFAPASLSISPHHRTTWMVRTISFCPESWQYLQNRCHRSSCGALQGWVRTFGIDRCDRCLADLSQGAGGFVPEPERAALTNVVNLFSPCPEVRKAALAGLSPALDTMTTAAAYELLIRIMKVIDPQITLSRTTTHLGQPEALSSSMAKAWEILSHWPHAFLDLAADRLAPRHGRDDGNEGETMRFLNLWRSRSTPADPIVCTVAEKLCRSVDIADPANEGRFIGLSPAAAQLGLKQSRLSTLRRDGVLKTKFAIRRDRPLASFCPIEIASLNDGCKDRISLETARSQLGISAHGVEQLLALRLIDEVTHPYFKERYHWRPVSRQSVEGLCRRLEEFSQILGVETVRLPIAMTSIGGRLKPWGVIFERFLDGGLDYELEAGPGPLVRRIKIAASAVPVLAEVHFDPTLVTSDFAVTMSKRDAAETLNLGPVQATALLSSQYTPRGSRSPVVPHDDVQRLAQRYISTAELSWRLGKSKQAAYFAAKAAGVKQIYPGGFCRSDAIALLNLS, encoded by the coding sequence GTGAAATCGGTCGTTCCCATCGTCGGCGAGTCCCTCAACAGCCTCCTGCACCGGTGGGCTGCTGCAAACTTCATCGACAGCATGATCGATGTGACCGGCCACGGCGGTGTCGAATATCCCAACGCGCAAGATGCCGCTCTCAACGAGCGCCGTGATCTTGCTTCCATCGCTGAGCGCGTCGGTCTTTCGATATCTGAGCTGGAACGGCGCCGGCTCCCGCTCACCAGCGACGGACTTTCGCGAGAGATCAATGGGACGATCATCCGCAAAACAGACTTGGAGGTCTTCGAACGGCGCTTCGCGCCTGCGAGCCTCAGCATCTCGCCGCACCATCGAACGACGTGGATGGTGCGCACCATCTCGTTTTGTCCGGAGAGCTGGCAATATCTCCAGAACCGCTGTCACCGGTCTTCATGCGGCGCTCTGCAAGGATGGGTACGGACGTTTGGCATCGATCGCTGCGATCGCTGCCTCGCCGACCTTTCACAAGGCGCCGGCGGCTTCGTCCCCGAACCCGAGCGAGCGGCGCTGACCAATGTTGTGAACCTGTTCAGCCCCTGCCCAGAAGTTCGCAAAGCGGCTTTGGCCGGCCTCTCACCTGCCTTGGACACGATGACGACCGCCGCCGCCTATGAGCTCCTCATCCGAATCATGAAGGTGATCGACCCACAAATCACGCTGAGCCGGACCACTACCCACCTCGGGCAGCCCGAGGCGCTGTCCAGCTCGATGGCAAAGGCATGGGAAATCCTATCCCACTGGCCCCATGCCTTCCTCGATCTTGCCGCTGACCGGCTCGCGCCGAGGCACGGCCGTGATGACGGCAATGAAGGCGAAACCATGCGCTTTCTCAATCTATGGCGCAGTCGGTCCACGCCAGCCGATCCCATCGTCTGCACCGTCGCAGAGAAGCTGTGTCGTTCCGTCGATATCGCCGATCCTGCTAATGAAGGTCGATTCATCGGTCTCTCGCCAGCGGCGGCCCAGCTTGGTCTGAAACAATCCCGACTTTCGACCTTGCGACGTGACGGTGTGCTCAAAACCAAGTTTGCTATCCGCCGCGACAGACCACTCGCGTCCTTCTGCCCCATCGAAATCGCTTCGCTAAACGACGGTTGCAAGGATCGGATCTCGCTCGAGACCGCCCGGTCTCAGCTGGGCATCAGCGCCCATGGGGTCGAGCAGCTCTTGGCTCTCCGTCTGATTGACGAGGTCACTCATCCTTACTTCAAAGAGAGGTATCACTGGCGCCCCGTTAGTCGCCAGTCGGTCGAAGGTCTGTGCCGACGCCTCGAAGAGTTTTCTCAGATTCTGGGTGTCGAAACCGTCCGCTTGCCAATCGCAATGACCAGCATCGGTGGACGGCTCAAACCTTGGGGAGTTATCTTCGAACGGTTCTTGGACGGGGGTCTCGACTATGAGCTTGAGGCAGGGCCTGGTCCTCTAGTTCGGCGCATCAAGATCGCAGCGTCGGCAGTCCCCGTGTTGGCCGAAGTTCATTTCGATCCAACGCTGGTCACGTCTGATTTCGCCGTCACCATGTCAAAGCGAGATGCGGCCGAAACACTCAATCTTGGCCCGGTTCAGGCGACAGCACTGCTCTCGAGCCAATATACGCCGCGCGGGTCGCGCTCGCCCGTTGTGCCGCACGACGATGTCCAACGATTGGCCCAGCGATACATCAGCACCGCCGAATTAAGCTGGCGCCTCGGAAAGTCCAAGCAGGCCGCTTACTTCGCGGCAAAGGCTGCTGGCGTGAAACAGATTTATCCGGGTGGCTTCTGCCGATCTGACGCGATCGCGCTGCTCAATCTCAGCTAG
- a CDS encoding ATP-binding protein: MSAIQNMRDRNDRVARARLAIGEISLPYAPQIELKVAIDELRQTAQLTRGRPQRGVHLFGPSFAGKTTAARDHAEKVFADEGKALGTLPIAIATVDPDGSLASVGTDILRALGEPRPDRGSASLRWERVWNCLPDRGVQILVLDEFQRAARRPTMSPVIAAKVQDMMEAGLCAVAFLGHESAHDVFKSASDLSNRLDVPVTMGQLDWNDSDDRSLFCDFVDRYDHALVSSGVTKALSGLVADEDQLRLLHESANGLIGQFCRIIETAAIAIVRAGEASISWNDVSDAVDDWSIANRRIDYNPFHDGFQS; encoded by the coding sequence ATGAGCGCCATTCAAAACATGCGCGATCGTAACGATCGCGTGGCCCGTGCGCGCCTCGCTATTGGCGAAATCTCGCTACCCTATGCTCCACAGATCGAGTTGAAGGTCGCAATCGACGAACTGCGGCAAACCGCACAGCTGACCCGTGGCCGTCCACAGCGTGGCGTGCACCTGTTCGGTCCGTCGTTCGCGGGAAAGACCACAGCGGCCCGCGACCACGCCGAGAAAGTCTTCGCCGATGAGGGTAAGGCCTTGGGCACCCTGCCCATCGCGATCGCCACGGTCGATCCCGACGGCTCTCTCGCGAGTGTCGGCACGGACATCCTTCGCGCCTTGGGGGAGCCTCGACCAGATCGAGGCTCCGCCAGCTTACGCTGGGAGCGCGTCTGGAACTGCCTGCCCGATCGGGGCGTCCAGATCCTGGTGCTGGACGAATTCCAGCGAGCAGCCCGCCGTCCGACCATGAGCCCGGTCATCGCAGCCAAGGTGCAGGACATGATGGAGGCCGGCTTATGCGCGGTCGCCTTCCTTGGACATGAGTCAGCGCACGACGTGTTCAAATCTGCGAGTGATCTCTCCAATCGCCTCGACGTCCCGGTGACCATGGGCCAGCTCGATTGGAATGACAGCGACGATCGATCGCTCTTCTGTGATTTCGTTGATCGCTACGATCACGCGCTCGTTTCGTCCGGCGTTACCAAGGCCCTTTCGGGCTTGGTTGCGGACGAAGACCAGCTTCGCCTCCTCCACGAAAGCGCCAATGGTCTGATCGGCCAGTTCTGCCGCATCATCGAAACAGCGGCCATCGCCATCGTTCGTGCAGGCGAAGCCTCGATTTCGTGGAACGACGTGAGCGACGCGGTGGATGACTGGTCGATCGCCAATCGGCGCATTGACTACAACCCGTTCCACGACGGATTTCAGTCGTGA